GATAAGTCAATTGATAGATTAGTTCCTAATTATTAAATTCATCACAAACTATTTTTATGAccgattaattgtttggagtcattttccaagaaaaaaatgtgcaaattctctggttccagcttctcaaatataaatattttctatCTTCATTAGTCcttatgacagtaaattgaatatcttttggttgcGGACTGCTAGTCaggacattttaatgaaaataatcgccTAATCTGAACTCAACTGTCCTCTCTTATCCTCAGGTCACCATGTCCTCCTACACCTGCATCAGCTGCCGAGTGGCTTTCGCAGATGGCGAGGTCCAGCGAGCGCACTACAAAACCGACTGGCACCGCTACAACCTGAAGCGCAAGGTGGCCGACATGCCACCCGTCACCGCCGAAAACTTCCAGGAGCGCGTCTTGGCGCAGCGGGCCGCCGCCGAACAGCAGCTGAACGACGCGACGGTCGCCGAGGGCTGCGCCGTCTGCAACAAGAAGTTCTCCAGCGCCAACGCCTACCAGAACCACCTGCAGTCCCACAAACACCAGCAGGCAGAGAAGCAGGCTTTGCTCGCCGCCCAGAGGAAAGTGGAGAAGATGAACGAGAAGAACCTGGAGAAGGGACTCGGTGACGAGAAGCCAGACCACGACGCCAGGAACGAGGCCCTGCAGCGGGCCCTGAAAGAGCAGCAGAGGTCGAGCCCGGCCAAGCAAGGGACGGCCCAGACGTCACAAGGAGCGAAGAGGCCGGGGACGGAGAAACCGGAGAAACCTCCCAGGATGATGTGGCTGGAGGAGCAAGctaagaggagagagagagaagagggagccACAGCTGAGGAAGGTACGGAGGTGAAATGAAACCACAATGAACATCACTGAATATATTTCTTATTCTtgtgacctttttttaaaaaattacaaatagaCTTTCTCTAATAATTCTAATACTAAGCACTTGCAGCAAACATCATCCTGTATATTTATCTTACAATCAATGCACAGTCTGCATTGGATATATTTTTATCGCGGCTCTTTTAGACGTTTCTAGATGCCTTTTGACATATTTGCCAGAGGactattaaattaatatcaCAATATGGAACAAAAATAATCTAATTTATATGGATCTGCAGGCGATATTTGTTAGTGCAGTCAATTCACTGTTggtttttcatgggatttattgattaaaaagaaaactatagaaaataacaaaactcTTCACCTTTGTAAAACTCAAACTCCAGCAAGTCTCCAGTAGTTTTTAACTACAATTTTTACTCAGAATTGTTCATTTTTACAGCATAAACTTATAAAACAATCACAAGATAATATGCTACAAAATATGATATACGATAATATTTAATTATAGCGCAGATAAACGTACAGGCTGTGGTGTAGCTTTATTTTTCAACATCTTCCTGTGCAAACCTTCTAGAAGACTGGGAGGAcgttgaggaggaggaggaggatgttgaCGAGATGGAGGACGACGACGACGAAGAAGATGCAGAGGAGACGATGGATCAGGAGGAAGGAGACTCTGCGGCTCTGTCGGACCCCTCGCCCGCCGCTCTGCCGGGCTCCATCCCCGTCACAGACTGCCTGTTCTGCTCCCACCACTCCAAGTCACTCATGAAGAACGTCGCCCACATGACCAAAGTCCACAGCTTCTTCCTCCCCGACGTGGAGTTCCTCGTCGACCTCAAAGGCCTCGTCCGTTACCTGGGTGAGTTTGGAGGGAGGCGACGTTATGTTTAAGCAGATGACAGTCGGTGAATGTGAAGGTTCATTTGTCTCTCGATCGAATATGCTGTCATGTATATAATATCCAAAGTTGTGTCATGTTCTGAGCCTCCAGTAGTTTTTCTGTGAGTAAAACAAAATTTGTCACAACCTTGTGGCTTTTCCCAGTGTAGACGAGAAGTATTTAGAGGGTTAAACAGCTGATATTTTGTAGAAACAAGGCTCTCCGTACATCTTACATAAATGGAGGATTTATCAACTTTCAAAGACGCTATAATGTTgttgaaaggaaggatgtgtgatgatatcgttcaaaggaagagctggcgaagttcttgttttgaagacgtttattagacgatggccatcgggtccattccatgtacaaagatggtctgggcaacATACCACTGTCAGTGCATAGCTTATgtagggttacacatctgtatcttatcacatgaataacatgttttccatgGGCACTACTTCAGTTGGGAGCCGTCCATCTagtgattgacagctacctcacaacatattatatgtcacaacataccacatctggaacGGCTCCCATCTTGACCACGGACCCATTGTTTGTATCTATAAGGCCCCCCTGAAGGGCTATACCATATTACCTAAGGTGACATGCAGACTCtggaatgtttatgtcacatgtccaacacccaaaatcagtaacatacatagggtcagataaaagtcatactaacggttgtttttcttgtttctcaGGAGAGAAAATCGGCGCTGGGAACGTGTGTTTATGGTGTAACGAGAAGGGACGTTCGTTTTACTCGACAGAAGCGGTACAGAGTCACATGACAGACAAAAGCCACTGTAAACTCTTCACAGACGGCGACGCTGCCCTGGAGTTCGCAGACTTCTACGACTTCAGGTAACGTGTCGTTTCATTGTAgctctgtcttttattttaaatgttttttttttttctttttacactttttgatGAATTACAAGAGTATCCAAAAGCAACAGGAAGACATTTATGCTGCATCTTTCTCATTctgatggtttttttttattttgtggccAACAGGAGCAGCTACCCCGACAAGAAGGAGGCAGAGGATGCTGACATGGAGGACGAAGAGCTGCCTGACGACAAGAACCTGGAGTACGACGACGAAACGCTGGAGCTGACTCTCCCTTCAGGtgaaaattagtttttaaaatcAACAAAGGTGAAAGTACAGAATAAACGGCTTTTATGCAGATCTGAATGAAGAAAGTATATAAAAtgaacaactattttgatatcaTATTGCAAATGGAACAGGATTAAATTTACCCAAATAAATGACTTTTAcctttcattttaatatatatatatttttaagcattttatgcctttattggacagagacagttgagagatgacaggaaacgagAGGAGCaagagacaggaaatgacacGCAATAAACCGCTGACGTTGCAGTTATGCGGCGTGCGTCTTGACCTGTTGGCTACCTGGATGCTCCACCTTTGACCTTTCTGCCTTATTAGGATTCAGGATGTTAAACACAAATCTCAAAAAGTGCAATTTTTGGTTTTCAAGTATGTTCTTTAGCTTAATGCTGAAATAATCATCAGACGAATCGATTCGtccatcaacaaaaaaaataaattttcataaacattttttatagtAAATTAATCATTCAAGCAGAAATATCAGACATtctctagttccagcttctcaaacatgagattttctttcttttctccattttatattgttatatcaTTTCCTAAAAAACTTCAAacttaaattattcatttgaagattttaaaacattatgttCAGAAATTCTAAATGtcacttgttttgtgttttctttaatgttGAACTAAATTGTCCAATTTCCctgttaattgtgtgtttaaagtgttttgtcTAATGTTTTAATACTTAGTTATATTTTCTTGTACACAGATATTAGATTTCCTGTATAAATCAAGTATTGTCTTAAGATCTACTGGGGGGTTGATCAACTTTACCAGAAACGTCCAGTCATGAAGCCTAAAAGCTTTTctagacgtgtgtgtgtgtgtgtgtgtgtgtgtgtgtgtgtgtgtgtgtgtgtgtgtgtgtgtgtgtgtgtgtgtgtgtgtgtgtgtgtgtgtgtgtgtgtgtgtgtgtgtgtgtgtgtgtgtgtgtgtgtgtaacgtgttcACGCTGTAACAGGATCTTAACTGTGTGTTTCATCAGGCGCAAAGATTGGCCATCGCTCCCTCATGAGATACTACAAGCAGCGGTTTGGAAATCAGAGAGCGGTGGCTCTGACCCACAATCAGAACGCCGTCGGCAGAGTCCTCCGGCAGTACAAAGCTCTCGGCTGGGGAGACGCAGGTAAGATTCAACCACGAGAGCAGAATATTAGATCAGTTTCATATTTAAACGTCTGACGAGAGAAACAAGTCGGACTCTCCTGAACATTATTACACAATCTATTTCTTTCCTGATagttttctcatttatttattttgatcttTATTAATTTGCCCGTCATTCAATTTATATTCTTCCCTGTTTTTGACTTGTTTGAAACAGTGACACATAAATAAAGGTAGCGTTAGGTAGGCTGTGTCAAGTCCTCGTTCACACAGGAAGTGTGTCTGCTGCGGCGTCACATGgagaaaataggcgagacctcgaatctctagatgaagcgACGCAGTAGCCGGGCCGTGTGGCGGCTCTAACATGTTAACATAGgcgccgaaatgaaaagcaagaggttccgcgaCGCCTACGTgctgctcacgcatccagtgtgtcccaggcgtaaCAGTGAGCAACTGAAGTTTGTGTAAATGCACCAGCAGGAATTTGGTACATTATAATAAGACCAACATTAGAAATATTATAACCAGTTGTTCTGGAAAAACTGGATTATAAAGTGAattaattgtaaaaatgaattaatgaaaaacacatgtaaTCAATTGTTGGATTGGTGTGTTATAAAATAGATGTTTCTAATTTTCAAGTAGAGGAATAAATCTGATCAATAATAATTCTTAGAGGAGATTTAAATCTTGTTGGTGTTAACTTGAAAATCAGAACTTTATTGATCAAAGATGTTAACAGATAACAGGAATTTGACTCCACTCGATGATGTAGAGAGGGTTGTTTATGGTGTTTATGGCTGAGATATTAATAGTAAACAAATCTACTGTGAAAGAGTGTAAAAGCTGCTCGTTGACGGTTTGACACACGTCCCTTTGTTTTGCTACAGAGATGATCAATTATACTCCATCttcatttacaataataaagtttatttgccttttttcaAAACCAAAGTTACAAAGGAcctttaaaacatgtcaaagatGTGGcctttaaaaaacatgaaaatgattcaTAGGATTAAAgagttttaagaagtgatttaaatgcaaatgtaaacTCTGTATTCATTTCGAGGAGAATAAGGATTACTTCAGTTTTCACTGTTCTTTTTATTAGAAGATGATACAGAAGaatttaataatgaataaaatatgagcCAGCGTTCATGTAAAATATACTAACCAGGATATTTTTGGCATGAAAAGGTTTAGAAAACCCTCTTAACTTTGTATTTTCCCAACAATTCACCTCCATAAAAGGACGGCAGCAGAAACTTTTCTGATTAGAAACTCAAGTACATTTGGTGCAGAAGTGAAGTCCTTCAGTTCATCCGATTCTGACGCTGCAGTATTGCTTTTTCCCggatttgatttattgtgtttactTAAAAGAATTTGGGGGAGTGAAGACTCTCTTATCACTTCCCAGGAGGTCTGATTCTTACTGTCAGCTTTTGGTCCAGAGAGCtccatcattttttcatttatacgTTGTTTTCCCTGCTGTGTTCGGAGGATTTTAGTGCAAACTATGATTCAGTTCTGTATTTTGGAGATGACATGTTCTTGGCAGTTTGGGGTTGTTTATTGATAATGCTGAAATTCCTTTTAGCTTCCTCTTTCACACTTTATTTCCTGTGTGGGTTGGTAAGTTGAGTAAGACGCTGACAGGAGCGGGTTAGCGGTTACCTTCCCGTACATACGAAGGCACTGACAGAGGGTTCCTACGTGTCCTGGAAAACCTGcaccttaaaaaaaagaaagaaaaatttCAGGTCATGACAAAGTCcaggaaaatgacaaaatacaagGCAACAAGGCTTCTGATCAGGTTTTATATGAAGTGTTACAGCTGTGAAAAACccccaaattttatttttgttaaatttcGCTGCAATAGCAAACAGCTGAAAGTAGGTTACAGTCATAAAGTGCTTTACTTTACAAAGAGACATAGaacaaaagaaaggagaagGTCAGggaaattgaaataaaaataaaaagcatataTACAACATATGATGCAAAGAATTGCACATTGACACAAAGGTCTGAGGACAGAAACGTGGTAATAAAGTGAGTTCAAGTGATGGACGCTGTGCAGGattctttggttttctttatTTGGGAACGTATGGAACAGTTTTGAGACAGAGGTTGAGAAATTTTTGTCCACATAAAAGCTGGTCCTGGATCTAGGAACAGACGGGTGTCATTGGTCAGAGGGAACCAGGTCTCTGATGGAGACAGGACTTCTGTCATGTACGAGGCAGGAAGACCATTTCATGCTTTGAAGATTTCTGTATTAAATGTTACGGCTAATAAGGAACCAGCGGAGGAGTAATATGGTCTGACCGTCTTTGACATCCTTAAAAGCCTTTCTACAGCATTCAGGTCAGGGGGTCTAGTCAGGGAACGAGAACAAAATGTTCTTCTGAGGTTGTCATAGAAACTGTTATTGCTGTGAGAAAACCCCAACGTCCCCTCATGTggagacaagaagaagaagaagtcagaGTTTCTTCAGGTCAGAGACATTTAAATGTGACTTTACAAGCTGGTTTATTTGTGAAACGTcttgacaaataaataaacaaacctgAATCTCTTATATGATAATATCATgataattttataaaataaatcaacatcCTCATGTAGTGTTATAACATGGAGCTTATAGTGTTCAGTTCTTCTTGAGAGCTGCGATTCAACTTCTTAAAGTCATAATTAATGTTTTCTAATCATACTGATGTAAAACAACCAGTACATCCtccaaaatgaacactggaTTCAATTAATACTCTTCTGAtaccatgacaacaaaaaaattaaaagctgAACAAAGACATAGTCACAGGTGTCACATTCAAAACCTGAAGCTGAAACTTTTTCATTActaatttaactgttttaatatttttttttaaattgtgaacCTTCCTTTGAATAATATGCAGATCCTGACGTGGCCGTTGTTTCTATCTCTCATGATAAAATGTTACTTTTCCCACCTTCCTccaatataaacacacatttctcacCATCACACTGAACCCAGTCCAGCATGTGTTGCAGAATGGGCTCCCCCTTGTGTTCGCTTTTATTATTGCAATGATGACTGTAAGAAAAACTGCTCCTAAACCACATTATGACACACTGTATGACACATGCATGTtgtccctcccccccccccccctctctctctctctctctctcaggcaaCAGCTCCTTCCatcagaaacagagagacatgCAGTACGTACAGATGATGAAGTCAAAATGGATGCTGAAGATGGGAATGAGCCACAACGCCACCAAGCAGAAGCACTTCAGGGTCCAAGTTATGTTCTAAACTCTAGACCGGAGGGAACGTGGTGCGAAATGGACTGGTGGATTCTGACATTTGTTTGACGTCAACAAGACTTCAAACACAGAATCGATTGCTGCTGTTGGTTCATTTCACAGTAGCAGAAAGTAAAATACTTGCATATCACTTCATAACAGTCATTCTTCCATGTGtttaaagtaaatgtaaatCAGTTTTACATCCTGGAAGAGCAGTTTACGTGACATTTTTCCCAATCGGAAACCAAATTTTTCCAACTTTCAGACGTTTCTGTAACACTGAATGAATGTGTGGAAAGCCTTAAGACCAGTATGAGTCTTCACTGCAAAAACAGTGGTGATCAAAGGCAtgaatcatctttttttataaaattattGTGAAACTACATGGATTGTGTAAAAACCACAGTATATCAATATTAAAGAGATGGTCTCACTATTTTTGACTATTCAATTCCAAACCATaaccaaccttttttttttgttttttttaaactgatggGATTACATCTTCATGATTTAACCTGCTGCTAATACTTTGAAGAGAATAAATGTGTTCCATATTTATCTGATGCTTGATGGTTTTCTTTAAGTTATGAATACATATTCTTCAGTCtgcttttttcttcatttccagATTGGAAAAAACCCTCAATTAGCACTAAAAACTATAAAATCAGTGATCGTGACAGTAAATAAATTGACTGTTTGCTTATTGTTGTATGACATGAAGATGAAAAGAAGGAAACAGGTTAAAGATCATTTTGGAAActaaaatattgaatattaaaCTATCTTAACAGCTATTTGATGAACTACTATGAAACCTTGTGCACACATTCATCCAAGTCAAAACCTTCAGTTATTCAGTGGAGTATTTCTAAGTCTATGAAGCGGATCGGCACAAGTTTTGTACATTCGTAgttcatattcatatattcgTAGTTCCTAGAGCAGTGGTTACCAGTCAGGGGTACTGGTACTCCAGGAGGTACTTCTGCACATGCCAGGGAGTAAAGTAGCTTGACTAATTTGACATTATAGAAATTATGATCtgatttaaaagtaaaatatccACATATAGCTGTGACACCTAAAGTATGTTGTGATTGAGAGTACGTGAAACTAGAAATAAATAGGGAAATAGAAATagataaatggttgaaacagctaaaagtaatggatcaCTTATTCAAGTAGATAGTAACAagtaaactgttaaaataacaaagtaaTGAATATGTTATTGAAATAGAGAGTTGAAGCAGTTGAACTGGCTAAAATTGATCAATTATTAAAGTAGATCATTAAAAGTAGTAAACAGTTATAATAGCTAAAAGTAGTGGattcatgtttaaaatagaTATTATAGAAATAGTTTGTTCAAATATCGGATGAGGTTGAAACGTCCAGCCGCTGCTTCTCCAAGTGATGGTAGAGCGACTACGAGCTTGAATGAACCAACCGAAACATTGACAGTTCAATAGGATGAAGACGTTTATGTAACAATATCAACTTTTATATAATTAATCCTGTTAAATAACATccaatttaaaatcaattcagaGGAACACTTTTGGAACGTGATGGCACATGGTGTTTATGAAGGGGTATAAAAGTTAATCTGACAGCTGTGGGAGTTTGTCAGGCAAAAAAGTGAACCAATGTCCTTTACGATGAATGTTGTTGACTTTGGTCAACACAgattttgtccaatacttttttttatgagcaaatatctgcaaaactaatctCATTACCATCGGCCTCATCTGTACCTGGCGTtaaatgctaattagcaaatgttagcatgctaacacactaaagtaagatggtaaacatcgtaaacattatacctctgtatcattagcatgttagcattgtcattggtGGAAgttaattaagtacatttactcaagtactgtacttaagtacagttgtGAGGTACTTGATGccactttttacacatttcagagggaaatattgtactttctactccactacatttatctgatttatctattgttaaagatgaaaccagtggtttccaacctttttggcttttgccgtcttacaaaaagcagtgtgtagtcggggtcacatttcacatgtctatgagttgttaacagctccaccaaatagtgatttttccctctaaacttctcacatgctttcatttcaataaatgttcaaatgatccaatgtttcaccaaaaatcagagattagagaaaaagtcgaAAACAGATTTTCTGatacacaaaaacagatttgtgtatcataactttttgtgtttatcacccctgttgttgttttccaggTACGTCAGATTTATCAATGACTCTGGGCTTTGTGTAGATGATGTCATCGAAAGCTGATCAGGCTTCAGCAGGATGCTGACCCACCACACCGCCCCTTTAATGAGCTCAGTTACTCCATTTGTTTGTGGTCCTCCACTTTATCTTTGGCAGGCACTCCACTTCCTTTTGCAGGCTGGGAGAGTGTTTGCGGCACAATGGTTTAGGGCACTCTGCCCATATAGTACGCCACTGTTTGACAGAgtcaacaggaaaaacagagagggggaggggcCCTGCAGACAAGCGGACGGCGAGAAGGAGACTAATTGATCAGGACGACTTGGGGAGAGAAACGGGGCAGAGGGCTGAGAGGCATTAGCACTGTTGAAGTCAGGGAGGAGGTGATTCTTGTAACTAGAACAACAGTTGGACTGATGCGTGTCTCTAAAAGCCGATACTGATCATTTTggatacatttatttgatttgttcaCCTTCAATTTTTATATTGTTGCCTTCAATTCTGCTCCACTTCACATCCTTCTAGATATTTTGAATGTTGAATCAGATAAACTGAATTAATGTAAAGACTAGCTTTTCACACTGCATGACcgtcagacagcagcagcttcctTTAATCAAATGGAGTAAAGCCGCTAATTGGAGACTTTTCAGTTTCAGCTGCTAGAAATTTGCCATGTTGGGTCAGTTTGAGCAATTAGAGTTCAGAGCTAGCGGAGATGTTTTCCCCTTGAGATGGTCTAAAACTTTCTGGGAAGgtttatttttagccacactagcagaGTGGTTGAGTCAGTCAGtctaccactttggtccagactgaaatatctaaaaaaaaaacaactgaacgGATCGTCATGAAATTTaataaagacattcatggtcacCTCAGGATGAAGCCTAATGATTTTGATGATGCTGAATTTTCACCTATCCAGTGAAACATCTGTctgatggattggcacaaattAATAGAATATGATACAACTTTATTATCCACCAAACTGGAAAATTGCCTTTGGCTCAGCAAAGCACAAAGCAAGACAAGAACAAGCAACATTAAGAATGAATGTGGCAACAAGACACCAtctaaaccaaaaaaaaaaccaatagTATAAACTACGCTACAGTACACAAGTAAAACAGTAGAACATGACATAAAATACCATGGAGCAAGACCTGCAGTTCAGCTTATTGAGAGTTCAGAGTCTCAAATCGGGAGAATAAAGGATAACAACTGTCTGACAGGATGCTTAATGCTTTATCTCTTGTCCTGACACTTCACTCAGCTTCAATAGTACGTAGAGAtgttcatggtccccagaggatgaatcctatgactttggtgatcccctgactctGACTATTtagagtgaaatgtctcgacaaCTATTGAATCACAGAGTCGCTAGTGTGACTGTAGACAccctttttaacattttataagttgtaactaatggctttattatGGGttgataaatcatttattatggTTTAGAGTCAGTTATAAAAGGAGCTTtggggttgccaggttgtgactGGTGTTTATCCTCCTCCAGCATGACACTTGTATCATCCTTTTTAGCTTTTTATAGACGCTGATGATCTATTTACTCAATCCAGTTCTTATTATGAATGATGGGTTCTCAAATAAACACGCAATTTTTGTGCCAAAATTAGAAAAGTGAACATCATCGGTTTCTATATTTGTGATTATGTTGCTTTTGTTTGAAGTAGGCGAGGCTCACACTGGAAACGGCGATGTCACACATTTCCCTTCGGCTTATCAGAGTTTAGCAAGATGTGAATCAAAATGTAATGACTGTTGTTGGGGTCGTATGCTTATGTTGCCAGGCAACTGACAATTATATTTGATGAAACTACACCCACACAGTGCTGATGAGGACGATCAGCTGAGTGTTTGATTGATAAACTGGTTTTTCTAAACTTTAACTCTGATTGGTgtttatttagtcatgaattGTTCATGTTTATAGAGACTTATGATTTGAAACTTCAGTTTTCGGGGGC
This sequence is a window from Thunnus albacares chromosome 12, fThuAlb1.1, whole genome shotgun sequence. Protein-coding genes within it:
- the znf622 gene encoding zinc finger protein 622 isoform X2, which encodes MSSYTCISCRVAFADGEVQRAHYKTDWHRYNLKRKVADMPPVTAENFQERVLAQRAAAEQQLNDATVAEGCAVCNKKFSSANAYQNHLQSHKHQQAEKQALLAAQRKVEKMNEKNLEKGLGDEKPDHDARNEALQRALKEQQRSSPAKQGTAQTSQGAKRPGTEKPEKPPRMMWLEEQAKRREREEGATAEEDWEDVEEEEEDVDEMEDDDDEEDAEETMDQEEGDSAALSDPSPAALPGSIPVTDCLFCSHHSKSLMKNVAHMTKVHSFFLPDVEFLVDLKGLVRYLGEKIGAGNVCLWCNEKGRSFYSTEAVQSHMTDKSHCKLFTDGDAALEFADFYDFRSSYPDKKEAEDADMEDEELPDDKNLEYDDETLELTLPSGAKIGHRSLMRYYKQRFGNQRAVALTHNQNAVGRVLRQYKALGWGDAGNSSFHQKQRDMQYVQMMKSKWMLKMGMSHNATKQKHFRVQVMF
- the znf622 gene encoding zinc finger protein 622 isoform X1 yields the protein MSSYTCISCRVAFADGEVQRAHYKTDWHRYNLKRKVADMPPVTAENFQERVLAQRAAAEQQLNDATVAEGCAVCNKKFSSANAYQNHLQSHKHQQAEKQALLAAQRKVEKMNEKNLEKGLGDEKPDHDARNEALQRALKEQQRSSPAKQGTAQTSQGAKRPGTEKPEKPPRMMWLEEQAKRREREEGATAEEEDWEDVEEEEEDVDEMEDDDDEEDAEETMDQEEGDSAALSDPSPAALPGSIPVTDCLFCSHHSKSLMKNVAHMTKVHSFFLPDVEFLVDLKGLVRYLGEKIGAGNVCLWCNEKGRSFYSTEAVQSHMTDKSHCKLFTDGDAALEFADFYDFRSSYPDKKEAEDADMEDEELPDDKNLEYDDETLELTLPSGAKIGHRSLMRYYKQRFGNQRAVALTHNQNAVGRVLRQYKALGWGDAGNSSFHQKQRDMQYVQMMKSKWMLKMGMSHNATKQKHFRVQVMF